The Streptomyces sp. NBC_01689 genome includes a window with the following:
- the tmpA gene encoding 2-trimethylaminoethylphosphonate dioxygenase: MSASPSVTNPSAGKTSAEEPSAAEPSVEGIPLMWLRDNCACARCRDPRNGQKLFQITELPTPLALGAVRRTPDGVEVDWAPDGHRSEYSTRWLTANRPGPGADAAPGDRRGETGKTLWTAADLDGRLPEAAWADYVGDPVVKARVLDSVLGLGFALLRDVPCRAGQVLDVAETFGYVRETNYGRLFDVRVEPDPNNLAFTGARIAPHTDNPYRDPVPTLQLLHCLTNSASGGDSGLVDGFQAAALLRAEDSEAFAVLTRTPVPFRFADARTVLEAERPLIDVDGRGRIREVRFNNRSMATLRLPADELEAFYRAYRTFAEITLRPELQLDFRLSPGDCLVFDNVRLLHARTAFEETGARHLQGAYADIDALAGTLAVLRRQRHAAGEEFLDELAGLFEGEGAGAYLGEPVTMAQHMLQAAARAQEAGAADALVAAALLHDVGHFHGPVTGEDLMAGTDNRHSHTGADRLADWFGPEVTEPIRLHVAAKRYLCAVEPEYLGLLTEASVYTLQVQGGPMSPPEVAEYEANPYAADGVAVRRWDDQGKDPEASAPDFAHFRPLLAALLRTA, encoded by the coding sequence ATGAGTGCGTCACCATCGGTCACGAACCCGTCGGCCGGGAAGACCTCCGCGGAGGAACCCTCCGCGGCCGAACCCTCCGTGGAGGGCATCCCGCTCATGTGGCTGCGGGACAACTGCGCCTGCGCCCGGTGCCGGGACCCGCGCAACGGGCAGAAGCTGTTCCAGATCACCGAGCTGCCCACCCCTCTCGCGCTCGGCGCGGTCCGGCGGACCCCCGACGGCGTCGAGGTCGACTGGGCGCCCGACGGCCACCGGTCGGAGTACTCCACACGCTGGCTCACCGCCAACCGGCCGGGCCCGGGCGCCGACGCCGCCCCCGGGGACCGGCGCGGCGAGACGGGCAAGACCCTGTGGACCGCCGCCGACCTGGACGGCCGGCTGCCCGAGGCGGCCTGGGCGGACTACGTGGGCGACCCGGTCGTCAAGGCCCGCGTGCTGGACTCGGTCCTCGGGCTCGGCTTCGCCCTGCTGCGGGACGTGCCGTGCCGCGCGGGCCAGGTGCTCGACGTGGCGGAGACCTTCGGCTACGTCCGCGAGACCAACTACGGGCGGCTGTTCGACGTGCGGGTCGAACCCGACCCCAACAACCTGGCGTTCACCGGCGCGCGCATCGCCCCGCACACCGACAACCCGTACCGCGACCCGGTGCCCACCCTCCAACTGCTGCACTGCCTCACCAACTCGGCGAGCGGCGGCGACTCGGGTCTGGTGGACGGATTCCAGGCCGCGGCGCTGCTGCGTGCCGAGGACTCGGAGGCGTTCGCGGTGCTGACCCGCACACCGGTGCCGTTCCGCTTCGCCGACGCCCGCACGGTACTGGAGGCCGAGCGGCCGCTGATCGACGTCGACGGCCGCGGCCGGATCCGCGAAGTGCGCTTCAACAACCGCTCGATGGCCACCCTGCGGCTGCCCGCCGACGAACTGGAGGCGTTCTACCGGGCCTACCGGACCTTCGCCGAGATCACCCTGCGCCCCGAACTCCAGCTGGACTTCCGGCTCTCGCCCGGCGACTGCCTGGTCTTCGACAACGTCCGTCTGCTGCACGCCCGTACGGCGTTCGAGGAGACCGGCGCCCGCCATCTGCAGGGCGCCTACGCCGACATCGACGCGCTGGCCGGCACCCTGGCCGTCCTGCGCCGCCAACGGCACGCCGCGGGCGAGGAGTTCCTGGACGAGCTGGCCGGACTCTTCGAGGGCGAGGGCGCGGGCGCCTACCTGGGAGAGCCGGTGACGATGGCCCAGCACATGCTGCAGGCAGCGGCGCGCGCCCAGGAGGCCGGGGCCGCCGACGCCCTGGTGGCGGCCGCGTTGCTGCACGACGTCGGCCACTTCCACGGTCCGGTCACCGGCGAGGACCTCATGGCCGGCACCGACAACCGGCACAGTCACACCGGGGCGGACCGGCTGGCCGACTGGTTCGGCCCCGAGGTCACCGAGCCGATCCGGCTGCACGTGGCGGCGAAGCGGTACCTGTGCGCGGTCGAGCCCGAGTACCTCGGCCTGCTCACCGAGGCCTCCGTGTACACGCTCCAGGTGCAGGGCGGTCCGATGTCCCCGCCCGAGGTGGCCGAGTACGAGGCGAACCCCTACGCGGCGGACGGCGTCGCGGTGCGTCGCTGGGACGACCAGGGCAAGGACCCCGAGGCGTCCGCCCCGGACTTCGCGCACTTCCGGCCGCTGCTCGCGGCCCTGCTGCGGACCGCCTGA
- a CDS encoding isocitrate lyase/PEP mutase family protein, with protein MTYGKKLREQIAGPETTPLIGVYDMYSASIAAEHYDGMFVSGFGFAASYYGLPDIGFIAWPDMVAFVQRLRGAFPRHHLLVDIDDGYVDPEVACHVVEGLERIGASGVILEDQKRPRRCGHADGKQVLPLSEYLAKLEMVLATRQDMVVVARTDATDEHDILHRAETLAATGADVVLVDGVRSVEWIRRIRKVVGDKPLLFNQIAGGKSPRLSLTELSELGVDVAIYSTPCLFAAHQAMHSALADLRAADGRLPVLDTTTGVGVATATQLLERNIARLRPEPESVGA; from the coding sequence TTGACCTACGGGAAGAAGCTGAGGGAGCAGATCGCCGGACCGGAGACCACTCCGCTGATCGGCGTCTACGACATGTACTCCGCGTCGATCGCGGCCGAGCACTACGACGGGATGTTCGTCTCCGGCTTCGGCTTCGCGGCCTCCTACTACGGGCTGCCGGACATCGGATTCATCGCCTGGCCCGACATGGTGGCGTTCGTCCAGCGCCTGCGGGGCGCGTTCCCGCGGCACCACCTGCTGGTCGACATCGACGACGGGTACGTGGACCCCGAGGTCGCCTGTCACGTCGTGGAGGGACTGGAACGGATCGGGGCGTCGGGGGTGATCCTGGAGGACCAGAAGCGGCCGCGCCGCTGCGGGCACGCCGACGGCAAGCAGGTGCTGCCGCTGTCCGAGTACCTGGCCAAGCTGGAGATGGTCCTCGCCACCCGGCAGGACATGGTCGTGGTGGCCCGCACCGACGCCACCGACGAGCACGACATCCTGCACCGGGCCGAGACGCTCGCGGCGACCGGCGCGGACGTGGTGCTCGTCGACGGGGTGCGGAGCGTGGAGTGGATCCGGCGGATCCGGAAGGTCGTCGGCGACAAGCCGCTGCTGTTCAACCAGATCGCGGGCGGCAAGTCGCCCCGGCTCTCCCTGACCGAACTGTCCGAGCTCGGCGTGGACGTCGCCATCTACAGCACGCCGTGTCTGTTCGCGGCCCACCAGGCGATGCACTCCGCACTCGCCGACCTCAGGGCGGCGGACGGCCGGCTCCCGGTGTTGGACACGACGACCGGGGTCGGTGTCGCGACCGCCACCCAGCTGCTGGAGCGCAACATCGCCCGGCTGCGGCCGGAGCCCGAGAGCGTGGGCGCGTGA
- a CDS encoding Rv1733c family protein, with the protein MHRTRGTKQWCWRWRSNPLRRHDDVVEAWIVLVVWVVILVGGALVGLVAARTADASFARLRSERHPVPAVLVDSTARTLPTGDGPVYDGVRATVRWKGPDGATHTGRTLVNAGHPAGSKVMVWLDRKGRLTTRPPDPGTASAEAGALGTGAAIAFGSLVFAGGRLARWRLDRRRYDEWARAWEQVGPRWGHKTP; encoded by the coding sequence ATGCACAGGACGCGGGGTACGAAGCAGTGGTGCTGGCGATGGCGGAGCAATCCGCTGCGCCGGCACGACGATGTCGTGGAGGCCTGGATCGTGCTGGTCGTCTGGGTGGTCATCCTGGTGGGAGGCGCCCTCGTCGGTCTGGTGGCGGCCCGTACCGCCGACGCGTCCTTCGCCCGGTTGCGGAGCGAACGGCATCCGGTCCCGGCCGTCCTGGTCGACAGCACCGCGCGGACCCTGCCGACGGGTGACGGTCCGGTCTACGACGGTGTCCGCGCGACGGTCCGCTGGAAGGGGCCGGACGGCGCCACGCACACCGGCCGGACGCTGGTGAACGCCGGGCATCCGGCCGGTTCGAAGGTCATGGTCTGGCTGGACCGCAAGGGCCGGCTCACCACCCGTCCGCCCGACCCGGGCACGGCGTCCGCCGAGGCGGGAGCCCTCGGCACCGGCGCCGCGATCGCGTTCGGCAGCCTGGTGTTCGCCGGCGGCCGACTCGCCCGCTGGCGGCTGGACCGCCGCCGCTACGACGAGTGGGCCCGGGCGTGGGAGCAGGTGGGCCCGCGGTGGGGACACAAGACGCCCTGA
- a CDS encoding SDR family NAD(P)-dependent oxidoreductase, translated as MTDTAAMRRFEGHGVVITGAARGIGAATARRFADEGARVLVTDVDLPEAEKTAASIRGAGGLAEAYVCDVRDRASVERAVAHAVEALGSLDVLVNNAYGCTPDEPLFEDEPDEVWAHDLDLTLTGAYRCSRAALPHLVASGRGAIVHIGSVNGIQDFGNHAYSAAKAGLMSLTRTLAGHAASRGVRVNLVAPGTVRTTAWEGREEDLAVAAELYPLGRVGEPDDIAAAVAFLASRDASWITGTTLPVDGGLLSVNTGFRTAVSRTAEEREGRSAEERERRSAEERP; from the coding sequence ATGACTGACACGGCCGCCATGAGGCGCTTCGAGGGACACGGGGTTGTGATCACGGGTGCGGCCCGCGGCATCGGGGCGGCCACCGCACGCCGGTTCGCCGACGAGGGCGCCCGGGTGCTGGTCACCGACGTGGACCTGCCCGAGGCCGAGAAGACGGCCGCGTCGATCCGTGGGGCCGGCGGCCTGGCCGAGGCGTACGTCTGCGACGTGCGGGACCGCGCGTCGGTCGAGCGGGCCGTCGCGCACGCCGTCGAGGCGCTCGGCTCGCTGGACGTGCTGGTCAACAACGCCTACGGGTGCACTCCGGACGAGCCGCTGTTCGAGGACGAGCCGGACGAGGTGTGGGCCCACGACCTCGACCTGACCCTGACCGGCGCCTACCGGTGCTCGCGGGCCGCGCTCCCGCACCTGGTGGCCTCCGGCCGGGGCGCGATCGTCCACATCGGCTCCGTGAACGGCATCCAGGACTTCGGCAACCACGCCTACAGCGCCGCCAAGGCGGGTCTCATGTCGCTGACCCGGACGCTCGCCGGCCATGCCGCGAGCCGGGGCGTGCGCGTGAACCTGGTCGCGCCGGGCACGGTCCGCACCACCGCCTGGGAGGGGCGCGAGGAGGACCTCGCCGTGGCCGCGGAGCTCTACCCGCTGGGGCGGGTCGGAGAACCGGACGACATCGCGGCCGCGGTCGCCTTCCTCGCCTCCCGTGACGCGTCCTGGATCACCGGGACGACGCTGCCCGTCGACGGGGGACTGCTGTCGGTCAACACCGGATTCCGCACCGCGGTGAGCCGGACCGCGGAGGAGCGGGAGGGGCGGAGTGCGGAGGAGCGGGAGCGGCGGAGTGCGGAGGAGCGGCCGTAA
- a CDS encoding SDR family oxidoreductase encodes MAGPLAGKVALVAGATRGAGRGIAVELGAAGATVYVTGRSTRERRSEYDRPETIEDTAELVDAAGGVGIAVPTDHLDPGQVEALVARIDGERGRLDVLVNDIWGGEKLFAWDAPVWEHDLDDGLRLLRLAVETHAVTSHHALPLLLRHPGGLVVEMTDGTAEYNRDTYRVSFFYDLAKASVLRMAFALGHELGPRGATAVALTPGWMRSEIMLEAFGVSEENWRDATGDQPHFGISETPFYVGRAVAALAADPDVARWNGQSLSSGGLARVYGFTDLDGSRPDAWRYMVEVQDADGSTAGPADGTSGDGPDPRAVVAAYR; translated from the coding sequence ATGGCAGGGCCGTTGGCGGGCAAGGTCGCACTGGTCGCGGGGGCCACCCGGGGAGCGGGGCGGGGGATCGCCGTGGAACTCGGCGCGGCGGGCGCCACCGTCTACGTGACCGGGCGCAGCACCCGCGAACGCCGCTCCGAGTACGACCGTCCCGAGACCATCGAGGACACCGCGGAACTGGTGGACGCGGCCGGCGGCGTCGGAATCGCCGTACCCACCGACCATCTCGACCCCGGACAGGTCGAGGCACTGGTCGCCCGGATCGACGGGGAACGGGGACGGCTCGACGTCCTGGTCAACGACATCTGGGGCGGCGAGAAGCTCTTCGCGTGGGACGCCCCGGTCTGGGAGCACGACCTCGACGACGGACTGCGGCTGCTCCGGCTGGCCGTCGAGACGCACGCCGTCACCAGCCACCACGCCCTCCCCCTGCTGCTGCGTCACCCCGGCGGACTGGTCGTCGAGATGACCGACGGCACCGCGGAGTACAACCGGGACACCTACCGGGTCTCCTTCTTCTACGACCTGGCCAAGGCGTCGGTCCTGCGCATGGCCTTCGCGCTGGGCCACGAACTGGGCCCGCGTGGCGCCACCGCGGTCGCGCTCACCCCGGGGTGGATGCGCTCGGAGATCATGCTGGAGGCCTTCGGGGTCAGCGAGGAGAACTGGCGCGACGCGACCGGGGACCAGCCGCACTTCGGGATCTCCGAGACCCCTTTCTACGTCGGCCGTGCCGTGGCCGCGCTGGCCGCGGACCCGGACGTCGCGCGGTGGAACGGGCAGTCGCTCTCCAGCGGGGGGCTCGCCCGGGTCTACGGCTTCACCGACCTCGACGGCAGCCGCCCGGACGCCTGGCGCTACATGGTCGAGGTCCAGGACGCGGACGGATCGACGGCCGGACCGGCCGACGGGACGAGCGGCGACGGCCCCGACCCGCGGGCGGTCGTCGCGGCCTATCGCTGA
- a CDS encoding MBL fold metallo-hydrolase, with product MTTRVEHLVTSGTFSLDGGTWDVDNNVWIVGDDHEAIVIDAAHDADAIAEAVGDRRLLAIVCTHAHNDHIDAAPALAERTGATIWLHPDDLPLWKQTHPDRLPDAWLQDGQVIEAAGADLTVLHTPGHAPGAVCLYDAGLGTVFTGDTLFQGGPGATGRSYSHFPTIVTSIRERLLGLPGDTVVRTGHGDSTTIGAEAPHLEEWIARGH from the coding sequence ATGACCACACGCGTCGAACACCTCGTCACCTCGGGCACCTTCTCGCTCGACGGCGGCACCTGGGACGTGGACAACAACGTGTGGATCGTCGGGGACGACCACGAGGCGATCGTCATCGACGCCGCGCACGACGCCGACGCCATCGCCGAGGCCGTGGGCGACCGGCGACTCCTCGCCATCGTGTGCACCCACGCCCACAACGACCACATCGACGCCGCGCCCGCCCTCGCCGAACGCACCGGCGCCACGATCTGGCTCCACCCGGACGACCTCCCGCTGTGGAAGCAGACCCACCCCGACCGGCTGCCCGACGCCTGGCTGCAGGACGGGCAGGTGATCGAGGCGGCCGGCGCCGACCTCACCGTCCTGCACACCCCGGGCCACGCCCCCGGCGCGGTCTGTCTGTACGACGCGGGGCTCGGCACCGTGTTCACCGGAGACACCCTCTTCCAGGGCGGCCCCGGAGCCACCGGCCGCTCCTACTCGCACTTCCCGACGATCGTCACGTCGATCCGTGAGCGTCTGCTCGGCCTGCCGGGCGACACCGTGGTGCGTACCGGGCACGGCGACTCCACCACCATCGGCGCCGAGGCCCCGCACCTGGAGGAGTGGATCGCGCGCGGCCACTGA
- a CDS encoding S-(hydroxymethyl)mycothiol dehydrogenase, with product MAQEVRGVIAPGKNEPVRVETVVVPDPGPGEAVVKIQACGVCHTDLHYKQGGINDDFPFLLGHEAAGVVESVGDGVTEVAPGDFVILNWRAVCGQCRACLRGRPWYCFNTHNAKQKMTLTDGTELSPALGIGAFAEKTLVAAGQCTKVDPAVSPAVAGLLGCGVMAGIGAALNTGNVGRGDSVAVIGCGGVGDAAIAGARLAGAAKIIAVDIDDRKLTTASKLGATHTVNSTSTDPVAAIQELTGGFGADVVIDAVGRPETYKQAFYARDLAGTVVLVGVPTPEMKLELPLLDVFGRGGALKSSWYGDCLPSRDFPMLIDLHLQGRLDLGAFVSETIALDDIEAAFERMHHGDVLRSVVVF from the coding sequence ATGGCGCAGGAAGTACGTGGCGTGATCGCCCCGGGCAAGAACGAACCGGTGCGTGTGGAGACGGTCGTCGTGCCTGATCCGGGGCCCGGAGAGGCCGTGGTGAAAATCCAGGCGTGCGGGGTCTGCCACACCGACCTGCACTACAAGCAGGGCGGCATCAACGACGACTTCCCGTTCCTGCTCGGCCACGAGGCCGCGGGCGTCGTGGAGTCGGTCGGCGACGGCGTCACGGAGGTCGCTCCCGGCGACTTCGTGATCCTCAACTGGCGAGCCGTGTGCGGGCAGTGCCGGGCGTGTCTGCGCGGGCGGCCCTGGTACTGCTTCAACACCCACAACGCGAAGCAGAAGATGACCCTCACGGACGGCACCGAGCTGTCCCCGGCCCTCGGTATCGGCGCCTTCGCGGAGAAGACCCTCGTCGCCGCCGGACAGTGCACCAAGGTCGACCCGGCCGTCTCCCCGGCGGTCGCCGGACTGCTCGGCTGCGGCGTGATGGCGGGCATCGGCGCCGCCCTCAACACCGGCAACGTCGGCCGGGGCGACTCCGTGGCCGTCATCGGCTGCGGAGGCGTCGGCGACGCGGCGATCGCGGGGGCCCGGCTGGCCGGCGCCGCGAAGATCATCGCCGTCGACATCGACGACCGGAAGCTGACCACCGCCTCCAAGCTCGGCGCCACGCACACCGTCAACTCCACCTCGACCGACCCCGTCGCGGCGATCCAGGAGCTGACCGGGGGCTTCGGCGCCGACGTCGTCATCGACGCGGTCGGCCGCCCCGAGACGTACAAGCAGGCCTTCTACGCCCGTGACCTCGCGGGTACGGTCGTCCTGGTCGGCGTCCCGACCCCGGAGATGAAGCTGGAGCTGCCGCTGCTCGACGTCTTCGGCCGCGGTGGAGCCCTCAAGTCGTCCTGGTACGGCGACTGTCTGCCGTCCCGCGACTTCCCCATGCTCATCGACCTCCACCTCCAGGGACGACTGGACCTGGGGGCGTTCGTGAGCGAGACGATCGCCCTGGACGACATCGAGGCGGCCTTCGAGCGGATGCACCACGGCGACGTGCTGCGCTCGGTGGTGGTCTTCTGA